The following is a genomic window from Sulfuricurvum sp..
ATGTATCGACGTATAATCCATTTTTCCTCTATTCCCCGCGCACGTGCAAAATAGATATAGTCGCTTTTGAGTATTTCAAGTGTTAAAGAGCGTATATAAAGAGCCAAACTTCCTATGCCAACAAAGACCATTACAGCGATTGGCAACATCAAATGCCATAACATATCCCAATAATATCCTAACCCCTCTGGTGGTTCAAGAGAGTGCAATCCACTGATAGGAAACCACCCCAAGGTCACACTAAAACCCATCATCAACACTAATGCGAGATAGTATGAGGGCATTGCAAAACTGATAAGGGAGAATTGTGACAGGATAACGTCTTTTTTCTTTTCATACGAGAGGGCAGAGCTTATCCCCATCCATAGGGAAAGGAGAAACGTAAATACCAACGCAATCATATTCATCCACAGTGTTACTGGAAGCCTATCAGCTATCACATCTCTCACTTCCTGACCACTCACAAAAGAGATACCAAAATCGAGTTTTACTAGATTAATCATCCAACTGGTGTATTGCTCCCAAAGAGGTTTATCGAGTCCATAAATCGCTTTGAGATGGGCAATATTTTCAGGAGTCATATTGGGGTTCAGTTCAGAGCCCATAAAGCTATTTGGAGCGGCATGCATCGCACCAAAAGAGATCAGCGAAATCAGAACAAGCATTAAAACAGTATAGGCTAAAGATCGGAGTAAATAGTTCATAAAGTGATTATAACGGATGGATAAGAAGGAGTCAAGAAGATTGTAATATCGTC
Proteins encoded in this region:
- a CDS encoding ABC transporter permease, translating into MNYLLRSLAYTVLMLVLISLISFGAMHAAPNSFMGSELNPNMTPENIAHLKAIYGLDKPLWEQYTSWMINLVKLDFGISFVSGQEVRDVIADRLPVTLWMNMIALVFTFLLSLWMGISSALSYEKKKDVILSQFSLISFAMPSYYLALVLMMGFSVTLGWFPISGLHSLEPPEGLGYYWDMLWHLMLPIAVMVFVGIGSLALYIRSLTLEILKSDYIYFARARGIEEKWIIRRYILPNLLPPIVTMLGLSLPGLIGGSVILESIFGIEGMGQLFYLSAMGRDYPVIMGILMMSAFLTLIGNQIADAVLLKLNPFVKR